One Neoarius graeffei isolate fNeoGra1 chromosome 16, fNeoGra1.pri, whole genome shotgun sequence DNA segment encodes these proteins:
- the mc5ra gene encoding melanocortin 5a receptor: MNFSKTTTVSPSIWNLMVNSSEGVYSLNITEAPPTRTKAKVCEQLTITPEVFLILGIISLLENILVICAIVKNKNLHSPMYFFVCSLAVADMLVSVSNAWETIVIYLLSNQQLVAEDHIIRQIDNVFDSMICISVVASMCSLLAIAVDRYITTFYALRYHNIMTVKRASLIITGIWTFCTGCGIVFIIYSDSTLVIVCLVSMFFIMLALMASLYTHMFMLARSHVKRIAALPGYNSIHQRTNMKAAVTLTILLGIFIVCWAPFFLHLILMISCPRNLYCMCFMSHFNMYLILIMCNSVIDPLIYAFRSQEMRKTLKELICCYSLRNVLRWSN, from the coding sequence ATGAACTTCTCCAAGACCACCACTGTCAGCCCCTCTATCTGGAACCTTATGGTTAATTCCAGCGAAGGTGTCTACTCCCTGAACATCACCGAAGCTCCACCAACTCGCACGAAAGCCAAAGTCTGTGAGCAGCTCACCATCACCCCTGAGGTGTTCCTCATCCTGGGCATCATCAGCTTGTTGGAGAACATCCTGGTCATCTGTGCCATAGTGAAGAACAAGAACCTGCACTCGCCCATGTACTTCTTTGTGTGTAGTCTTGCAGTGGCGGACATGTTGGTGAGCGTGTCGAATgcgtgggagaccattgtcatctACCTGCTCAGCAATCAACAGCTGGTGGCGGAAGATCACATCATTAGACAAATAGACAACGTCTTCGACTCCATGATCTGCATCTCCGTGGTGGCGTCCATGTGCAGCCTCCTGGCCATTGCCGTAGATCGCTACATCACCACTTTTTACGCGCTGCGCTACCACAACATCATGACTGTGAAGCGTGCGTCACTCATCATCACCGGGATTTGGACATTTTGTACGGGATGCGGCATCGTCTTCATCATCTACTCCGACAGCACGCTCGTCATCGTGTGCCTGGTGTCCATGTTCTTCATCATGCTGGCACTCATGGCCTCACTGTACACCCACATGTTCATGTTGGCTCGATCACATGTCAAACGCATCGCCGCTCTGCCCGGATACAACTCCATCCACCAGAGGACTAACATGAAAGCAGCCGTCACGCTCACCATCCTGCTGGGGATCTTCATCGTGTGCTGGGCTCCCTTCTTCCTCCACCTCATCCTCATGATCTCCTGCCCAAGGAACCTGTACTGCATGTGTTTCATGTCCCACTTCAACATGTACCTCATCCTGATCATGTGTAACTCCGTCATCGACCCACTCATCTACGCCTTCAGGAGTCAGGAGATGCGCAAGACGCTCAAGGAGCTCATCTGCTGCTACAGCCTGAGGAACGTCTTAAGATGGTCGAATTGA